tcagacaaagacaaataccattcaatttcactcacatgtagatactaagagacaaaacaaatgaacaaactaaagaagaaagagagaaaccgtACAaacacactcttaaatacagaggacaaactagTTGTTGTCAggggggaggtaggtggggatggatgaaatagataaaaaaagattaagaggcacaaacttccagttataaaataaataagccatggatataaaaagtacagcataagaaATATGGTCAATAAGATTGTAATAacattgtttggtgacagatgatgaCTACACATCTTAATGAGcattgaataatgtatagaattgttgaatcattatgatgtacacctgaaactaatataatattgtatgttcattatgctttaatttaaaaaaacaaaaacaaaaacaaaaacacaatgagatacaactatAAACCTACTAGAAAAGCTAAAAGAATAAAGATTGACAATACGAAGTGTTACACAGGATGTGGGCAGTCGGAACTCACATATACTACTCTTTGCAGTGATCATGGTACAGACACTGTGAAAACATTCTGACAGTTTCTAATAAATGTGAACGTATACTAAGGACACGATCCATCAATTCTACTATGCACTTACCCACGTTAAATGAAAATTACGTGCCCACACAAACACTTGTCTACTAGTTTTCATAATAGTATTACTCATATTAGCCAAAAAGTACTCCCAAAAGACTATTATCAGATAAATGGATATAATGTGCattattcatacaatggaattctagCCATCACTTAAAAGGAAGGAGCTACTGACACATGCATAAATTTCAAAGAcatcatgccaagtgaaagaagccaaactcaAAGATTACACACTGTATCAttacatttatatgacattctaaaaaaaaaaatcaaaactatagtgaAAGAAAACTGATCGCTGCTTAAGGCTGTAGATGGATGAAGAGAATTAATTGCAAAAGAGCACAGTGTTCTTTCGGGAGTCATGGAAACGTTCTGTGTCTTCATTGTgtgatatttacataattatacgtttgtcaaaactcattgaactgtacatttaaatggatggattttattgtatgtaagttATACTTCAACAGACCTGAAAAAGACAGCCATTTATCTGTTGAAAGGCCAgagtgggggagcctgggtggctcagtgagctgagcgtccaactccttgttttagctcaggtcatgatctcgtggtttcatgaattcacctcaggctctgcactgacactgtggagctgCTTGcaattctatctctctctgtctttctctctgtctatgCCCTTTTCATGCTGTCTTTGAAAATAagtaactaaacatttttttaataaaagaaaggctgGAGCGCTACATGAGGTATTCCAAATGGTAATATttccagggaggcaggaggagtccatgttttcatattttataaagtttgtgTGATAAGTGAAGAGATCCCATCACATgacttaatattaaaattattatttaataaaaattctgttACATGCATGAGCCTTGTTGTGGATGGGTTCATGGGATTCTACCTTCTATCAGTGTTCATGTCTAGTAAGAGATTAAAAAGAggatggaagaagaaaacaaaatacacagaaagggTCCAAGCACAGAAGACCACGTAATGGTAATGCATTCAGGAACTTAGGGGAGATCCTgcactttattttcttagttttataaTTCACTTAATAAGATCTAGATCAATTACATCTAGATCTTAAAAGAGGTGATAAACTACAACTTTAACATCTGAATTATAGCTATAAAAgtaatgagtttctttttttcttcttttgaaatttatttatttaaatgcaagGTAGTTAACATttagtataataataatttcaggaataaagTTTAGTGACTCATCCCctacctataacacccagtgctcatccaaacaagtgaactccttaatgcccatcacccacttagcccataccccacccaccttcctccagcaaccctcagtttgttctctgtatttaagagtctcttatggtttgcctccctttctgcttttatcttatttttccttcccttcaccaatgttcatctgttttgtttcttaaattccacatatgagtgaaatcctatgatgtttgcctttctctgactgatgagTATCTAAGAGACCACCTTAAAATAAATTGTCCCCACTGTCCCTGTATATAAGCTGACTTACTTCAACTGAACATGTCTTCCAATATGAAATAGAATATGCAAAGTAAGTTTATTTCAAGTGATGGTGGGGGAGTGATATATGTAATACATCAAGTCATTACAAGAAAAGTATCATATATTAATACTAAgtaattgaaaaatatgtatgtttatttttgtagtatCCATGCTAATGACaaatattcatattaaattaagttttaaaagcaaaattagcATGCACCAATCAATTCTTTTAATCAATAATTTGTTCAGATAATTAAGACATCCCTTGGTTgaatcatattattttttcagaGCCTAGTTCTATCTGCTTCAGATATTAAATGTTCTAATATTACTTCACCTAGTTGTTCCATTTATGAATTCCCATTAGCTGGCAGTCtataaatcacaattttaaaagttattctaaCAAAGGTATACATTTTCAAGTGTCTTTACAagtagaaaatgaagagaagtcTACTGGTACTGTATTACTTAAGAGTGTCTCCCACTCATGACTCATCAGTATTATTATCTACCATTAAGAGTGATAAATTAAAGGATATTGGCcaagtttctttttaacattaaaaaataattctagtcAACAAGGAATaatgatgtttaaaaagaaaagttttgatGTACCTTCAGTATGTCATTAATAAAGcccaattaaaacaaattaaacacatattctgttttgtttggttttcttgaaTAGTATCATCCTCCTACAGGAATTAAGAATAGGCGTTTATTGTTCAAGATTCATGGCCaaactctttgttttaaattttatttatttatttatttatttatttatttatttatttatttattttaatatttttaacagagacagtgggggagggggagaaatagAGAGACCAAGGATCCAAAGTTGGCTCTGAACTGagagcagagagtccaatgtcgggctcaaactcataaattgtgagttcatgacctgtgccagagttggacacttaaccaactgagccccccaggtgtcccttgttttaaatttaaaaagctaccaTAAATTATTAGCACTGTTCCCAGTGACACATTAATTCAAATCAAGATACTTCATTTTTTACCTTACATTGTTATTTCCCCCACCAGAAAATGAGTTCAACTCAGGCAAAAAGAGTTTTATTCACCTATTTTAGCAAAATCTGACATCTAGAAGATATTTAGGTAttgaagtaaatgaataaatgaatgagtagatgCATAATTGGATGGGTGAACAAATGAACCattttgaacagatatttctttaTGCTGTTCAATGTGACAAGCATATAGACCCATAGAATAAAACACTCATATAATATAGTATCTTGAAAAAAGTATGCTTAAACCAAAGAAGTGTCATACATCATTTTACCATTTAACTAAATTGAATGCCTGTCAATGACCAAAAACTCCATTCATCTATGTCTTTGCAATAGTGCCCCCATCTTTTTGTAAATACTAATGCTCAGTCCATAATTtagcatattatttttgttttatttattttagaagttttcatttatttatttatggagaaagaaagagccagtggaggacagacagggagaaagaatcctaagcaggctccatgctgttggcacagacccagatgcggggcttgaattcacaaaccatgagattatgacctgagccaaagtcaagattcCAACATTTAATCAACATGAGTGATCCAGGCACACCttagcatattatttttaaaacacagcccCTAGGatgtgactgggtggctcagttggttaagcattcaactcttgattttagctcaggttatgatctcatggtttcatgagttccacccccacatcaggctctgtgctctgtgaagcctgctagggattctctctctccctccccctcttgtgatttctgtctctctccaaatgaataaagttaaaaaaaaaacagtttctaaTTTCTATGGACACTAAatatggaattattaaaaatgaagtgttACAAATCAAAAATTTATCTCTAGATAATATTTCAGAATTAGCCAATAAAAACAACCCAAGTTTAAGGCTGGGTTTTAGACTAAAATAAGTATCAAAGAAGCAGGGAAACACCCTCCAAGATGGATCAGACTCTGAACGAAAGTTGCAGCACAAAaattgtgatctctctctcataTCTCCCAATCTAGACCCACTTGTCTCCTTGCTGCTTCTCGTACATCTTTGTTTCTGAGAGTGTAGATTAGAGGGTTGAGGCTAGGTGTGACAACAGTATAAAAGAGGGCAATGAACTTGCCTTGATCTTGAGAACTTTCTGATGGTGGCTGCAGATATATGCACATGGCTGGAATGAAAAAGAGGGACACAACCATAAGATGGGCTCCACATGTCCCAAAGACTCTCTGAAGTCCAGCTGATGACTGCATCCTCAGCACAGCCCAGGCAATGGCGCCATAAGAACTGAGAATGAGGATGAGTGGTATGAGAACAAAAATGGAGCTCGTGATCAGGAGGGTCAGCTCATTAGCACGGGTATCAACACACGATAATCGCAGCAGTGCTGGAACTTCACAGAAGAAATGGTCCACTTGGCGATGTCCACAGAGGGGGACCCAGAAGGTAAAGGAAGAATGAAGTGCTGAGTTGGTAAAGCCACTGACCCAGGAAGCCACAGCCAACAGGTGGCAGAAACGAGGGTTCATGATCACAGTGTAATGCAGGGGTCTACAGACAGCTGCATAACGGTCATAGGACATGACCACCAGGAGGACACACTCTGTGGTTCCCAGTGCGAGGGCAAAGTAAAGTTGAGTCATGCAACCGGCATAAGAGATGGTCTTTTCTGGGCCCCAGAGATTGACCAGCAACTGAGGGATGGAGCTGGTGGTGTAGCAGAGATCCAGAAAAGAGAGGTTtgagaggaagaagtacatgggagtGTGGAGATGGGCATCCAGGTATGACAAGACAATAATAAAAAGGTTGCCTATCAATGTCATCAAGTAGAACATCAAGATAAGCACAAAGAGAACTACTTCCAGATGAGGCCAATGagaaaaacccagtagaacaaaGTAGCCTTCAGAACTTGCATTTTTTCCCATCATCATTGTTTCTAATACCCGGAGGAAGAATCATAAACTCAAAGGCTGCCCACTCATCATCAAACACCTGTCAGTAGACTGGAGAAGACCTATGCCATTTCCAAATATACTCTTGTTACAGTAACatttgtatagttttatttttatgtttcatgcATATATTTTTCCTGTTGTGGATAAAATCAATAAGTTTTCAAGTGAATGAGTTCTTTTTTATAAATCCCTAAGTTAGTGTTGGATAAAGATTAAATATTAAGTTCCATAGCCAAGAAGAcaattttcatagaaaatattttttaacaaaaaacaaaagacttttcAATGTATTcctcttttatgtattttcaggCTATTTCCAATTTGTTGTTACAGAGAAAGGAATATCTCTACTTTTAATAATCTTATATATAAATGAGTGCTTACCATGAGATGAAAACAACTCAGTAgcaactttaaaatgttaatattgagtgaaaaaattaacttgaattaCGTTATGATTACAGGAAGAACAAAATattcttattcattcatgtattctaATGACTTATTTatagacaaagaagaaatagcaTGCAACTGGAAGTATAAACAAAGACACAAATGTGCACACATACAACCCCAAAATGAGTATTCACACaatgagctgagctgaaggtCTCAATCCTAATTTAGAAGTGAAATAGCCTGGGGGATTAAGTGATAGAATACTTCCAACCATAAATGAGACTGGAACTAATTTtgaaaaacctaaatgaaatCACAGAATTGAAGAATACTACAGAAGGAgcaagaagaaaagggagggtgTATAGATCAGAAAAGTATACGGGAAGCAGTGGTGCTTGGGACTGAATGTGTGTGAATCCTAAGGTGTGAGGCCTGGAAACAGCGTGGAAAGAGTTTCCACAAAATTTCACATGCTTTCGGACAGCAGCTAAGACACTGACATCTGAgtcataatttataattattccaCATTTTTATGCTTTCTATAATTCCAAATAGAGCCTCTAAATAGAAAACTCATTGATTTTAAATAGGCAAAGATATGTGAATATTGGATAAAATTCAATCATAAGTTTATCTTGTGGTTgttcttttgtgaaaaataaagttaaggaaCTCCAATGTGCATTAATAAATTGGTTTTCAGTTGCTTATTTTCTCTTGTGTGTTACCAATCTTTCATAGAAAAAATTAACACTTTACTATATAGTTGTTGCTAAAAGACATAGTCTCCCACATTTATATGTTCCCAGATAGCTTTGCCCTGCTATGtctcccctcactctctgacAGAAGACAGCAATCACAAGTTCATCCAACACAGACCCACATGCAGTCTTTTGAAGAACTTTTACTAGCTCAAATATTGTAATCCTAGAacttgaaaaagacacaaaggatGTCTAATTGGTCAAGTTGCAGCTGGAAAGATAGAAAACTGAATGTGACCTAAGATTGTTAAGATCGATTCACAAATATATCTATACACCATTTTATATTATTCGT
The nucleotide sequence above comes from Panthera tigris isolate Pti1 chromosome B2, P.tigris_Pti1_mat1.1, whole genome shotgun sequence. Encoded proteins:
- the LOC102963202 gene encoding olfactory receptor 2J3-like, with product MMMGKNASSEGYFVLLGFSHWPHLEVVLFVLILMFYLMTLIGNLFIIVLSYLDAHLHTPMYFFLSNLSFLDLCYTTSSIPQLLVNLWGPEKTISYAGCMTQLYFALALGTTECVLLVVMSYDRYAAVCRPLHYTVIMNPRFCHLLAVASWVSGFTNSALHSSFTFWVPLCGHRQVDHFFCEVPALLRLSCVDTRANELTLLITSSIFVLIPLILILSSYGAIAWAVLRMQSSAGLQRVFGTCGAHLMVVSLFFIPAMCIYLQPPSESSQDQGKFIALFYTVVTPSLNPLIYTLRNKDVREAARRQVGLDWEI